In Plasmodium coatneyi strain Hackeri chromosome 3, complete sequence, a genomic segment contains:
- a CDS encoding SICA antigen, which yields MEEKWNKLKGDWFEENGMQEKDIQDVRKLTTEIRNWIREFVHNVNNDEEGIGAGGCAEEYEGKTLEEGIDKEVCSFILGTLWNMQTKISAGGGSDINKEMEAYVYCAIMSAWFYWYRRKYCDADKVMKHAFGKMEELSQDMDTGGRWHKCEYENLAKMEVAGRNILEYILPMVKYQKYAMGKMYKKIPKIPCPQKESKSAKDAGVGLPSSSTGSGINMRKIWDDFKKTFDNLIKRLGEDEPDEIKHLCADVPDWTGGSEWNKKELCKAMLRIRYFMNGIVGGKFRGDKSSVGTIDDEEAYKRCIVGMISTLEFFQWHCKFEEIAEYTVGPMNNVLKKHNLEGKFEKCKDIDPRSLVIGKKIVGNEIKKWVEGVKKSVHIITQIEKVGKDHCEGEKHAQKLKEQEEKNRESVIKLFGRDDKKELGILTNTSNDFPMERVDEKLKEMEKAGTDDAKRGKLVKEIEEIIENASGCSVHLGPKVQDGEEENWGELFTKFSNHPLHSDIHYDREKFNVLSTWCDVEDDDDVNLKEHKEFCKLLLKNLLMVGRINYSCEGEVLKQGGKKWCVKACDLLNIWLLHIKDVCVSEDVIEGVFKRVHSVDGIFSETGEYTKCMYLKINNLRRDNEDMLNRIMKWMECKSKQGELDEIYKKNWCNASSGMKRSLGWTQWKGKSKNTYREQEGEEYMTKLKEVEKREKSILQTMKNLSLGDPQAPAPPPEPADPAKAAPAKPPSGRGETPSTSDPPPSMPAEEKTSQKKTTPEESDQTKTDPDPQGVSTSSTGTQTPGQAPPQPDSSPALAGHRDDLAKEVANTPVETKKTTDDDTQLDPQKPSRDDQSSSSGGEGLDRTQLTKTTSQSAATKSSDGIAAPVVSKIDNLPDLLTPYLPTIPVFIGMSAMIYLLWKYFGLPGKRKRYKRAHKVRGPPSLEEQIIDRAMDHSGPHEYTLVKERRQPRSVPTGTKSRKKRDGHRRGVRRRMIIDIHLEVLNECQKGDLHLTKEDFFEILVRQFMGSEFIKQGNVPSLDSGFREKDVVPMEGVFKEQVQSSDSGFRDEDFVLEEGVSKEHVPSSDSGFGDEDFVSGEEVPREDVPKEQVPNLDSGFREEDSVPEECVPKEQIPSSDSGFREEDFLPEKCVPVEQVYKE from the exons atggaagaaaaatggaataaattgAAGGGAGATTGGTTCgaagaaaatggaatgcAAGAAAAGGATATTCAGGATGTG AGAAAATTAACGACTGAGATAAGGAACTGGATTAGAGAATTTGTTCATAATGTAAATAATGATGAGGAAGGTATTGGTGCAGGCGGGTGTGCCGAGGAGTATGAGGGTAAAACgctggaggaaggaatagacAAAGAAGTGTGCTCATTCATTTTAGGGACTTTATGGAACATGCAAACAAAGATCTCTGCGGGGGGGGGCAGTGacataaataaggaaatggAAGCATATGTCTACTGCGCTATTATGAGCGCGTGGTTCTATTGGTACAGGAGAAAATATTGTGATGCAGACAAGGTTATGAAGCATGCATTTGGTAAAATGGAGGAGCTCAGCCAGGATATGGACACGGGTGGAAGATGGCATAAGTGTGAGTATGAAAATttggcaaaaatggaagttgCGGGTAGGAATATTTTAGAGTACATTTTGCCAATGGTAAAGTACCAAAAGTACGCTATGGGAAAGATGTATAAGAAAATACCAAAAATTCCATGTCCACAGAAAGAAAGTAAAAGTGCAAAGGACGCAGGAGTAGGTCTTCCCAGTAGTAGTACTGGTAGTGGAATAAATATG AGAAAAATATGGGATGATTTCAAGAAAACTTTTGATAACTTAATCAAGAGGTTAGGAGAAGACGAACCGGATGAAATAAAGCACCTTTGTGCTGATGTTCCCGATTGGACAGGTGGGAGTGAATGGAATAAGAAAGAATTATGTAAAGCTATGTTACGTATAAGATATTTCATGAATGGAATTGTAGGAGGAAAATTCAGGGGAGATAAGTCAAGTGTGGGAACCATTGACGATGAAGAAGCTTATAAAAGGTGTATAGTTGGAATGATATCTACGTTAGAATTCTTTCAGTGGCATTGTAAGTTTGAAGAAATTGCAGAATATACAGTGGGACCAATGAACAATGTGTTAAAGAAGCATAACCTGGAGgggaaatttgaaaaatgcaaagataTTGACCCCAGAAGTTTAGtaatagggaagaaaattgttggaaatgaaattaaaaagtgggTAGAAggtgttaaaaaaagtgtacatataataactcaaatagaaaaagtaGGTAAAGACCATTGTGAGGGAGAGAAACATGCACAAAAACTGaaggaacaggaagaaaagaataggGAAAGTGTTATAAAGTTATTCGGAAGGGATGATAAGAAGGAGTTAGGGATATTGACTAATACCAGTAATGATTTTCCCATGGAACGTGTggatgaaaaattaaaggaaatggaaaaagcaGGAACAGATGAtgcaaaaagaggaaagttGGTGAAGGAAATAGAGGAAATAATAGAGAATGCATCAGGTTGTTCTGTACACTTGGGACCAAAAGTCCAGGACGGGGAAGAAG AAAACTGGGGGGAATTATTTACAAAATTCTCAAATCATCCTCTGCATAGTGACATTCATTATGATagagaaaaatttaatgtgCTGTCCACGTGGTGTGACGTGGAAGATGACGACGATGTAAATTTAAAAGAACATAAGGAATTTTGCAAACTGCTCCTAAAGAATTTACTAATGGTAGGGCGTATTAATTATTCATGTGAAGGAGAAGTGTTAAAACAGGGTGGGAAGAAATGGTGTGTTAAGGCATGTGATCTCTTGAATATCTGGTTATTACATATAAAGGATGTGTGCGTATCGGAGGATGTTATTGAGGGAGTTTTCAAAAGGGTACACTCCGTGGACGGAATTTTCAGTGAGACAGGGGAATATACGAAATGTATGTacttaaaaattaataatttaAGGAGGGATAATGAGGACATGCTCAATAGAATTATGAAATGGATGGAATGTAAGAGTAAGCAAGGAGAGTTAGATGAAATTTATAAGAAAAATTGGTGCAATGCGAGCAGTGGAATGAAAAGATCATTAGGATGGACTCAATGGAAgggtaaaagtaaaaatacatacagGGAGCAAGAGGGGGAGGAATATATGACGAAGCTTAAGGAGGTggagaaaagagaaaaaagcatATTACAGACGATGAAGAACCTGTCATTAGGGGATCCCCAAGCACCAGCACCCCCACCGGAACCAGCAGATCCAGCAAAGGCAGCACCCGCGAAACCACCAAGTGGGAGGGGTGAAACACCATCAACATCGGATCCTCCACCAAGTATGccagcagaagaaaaaacttctCAGAAAAAAACGACGCCGGAGGAATCTGATCAAACCAAAACAG ATCCAGACCCCCAAGGTGTCAGCACTAGTAGTACAGGAACTCAGACTCCTGGTCAGGCTCCTCCACAACCTGACTCATCTCCCGCCCTTGCTGGTCATCGAGATGATCTTGCTAAGGAGGTGGCCAATACACCTGTTGAAACGAAGAAAACTACGGATGATGATACACAACTTGATCCACAGAAACCTAGCAGGGATGATCAGTCATCCAGTTCAGGAGGAGAGGGTCTAGACAGAACTCAACTTACAAAAACAACTTCTCAATCGGCAGCAACAAAATCATCAGATGGAATTGCTGCCCCTGTTGTTAGCAAGATTGACAACCTTCCTGatctccttaccccataccttcctacaattCCCGTCTTCATTGGTATGTCTGCTATGATCTACCTCCTTTGGAAA tattttggCTTGCCTGgtaaaagaaaacgttacaaaagAGCACATAAAGTACGTGGACCTCCATCCttagaagaacaaattatagACCGTGCTATGGACCACtctggtccacatgaatataccttagtaaaggaacgtagacaaccaagatctgttcCAACGGGAACGAAGAGCCGAAAAAAACGTGATGGTCATCgtcgtggtgtacgtcgccgcatgattattgatattcatttagaagtcttaaacgaatgtcaaaaaggggatctcCATTTGAcaaaggaagacttttttgaaattttggttcgacaatttatgggaagcgaatttataAAACAAGGAAATGTtccaagtttagattccgggtttagggaaaaaGACGTTGTTCCTATGGAGGGTGTttttaaggaacaggttcaaagttcggattccgggtttagggatgaagactttgttctggaggaaggtgtttctaaggaacatgttccaagttcagattccgggtttggGGATGAAGACTTTGTTTCTGGCGAAGAGGTCCCtagggaagatgttcctaaggaacaggttccaaatttagattccgggtttagggaggaagactctgttcctgaggaatgtgttcctaaggagcagattccaagttcagattccgggtttagggaggaagactttcttcctgaGAAATGTGTTCCTGTGGAACAAGTTTATAAGGAATAG